One window from the genome of Phocoena phocoena chromosome 15, mPhoPho1.1, whole genome shotgun sequence encodes:
- the MPG gene encoding DNA-3-methyladenine glycosylase: MGQKKQRLLEAKRHQSPPDGTRTSSPKEPRLEPPTTLGPQRSIYFSSLKGRPARLGSEFFDQPAVSLARAFLGQVLVRRLDDGTELRGRIVETEAYLGPEDEAAHSRGGRQTPRNRGMFMKPGTLYVYLIYGMYFCMNVSSQGDGACVLLRALEPLGGLEAMRQLRHTLRKGVAGRALKDLELCNGPSKLCQALAIDKSFDQRDLATDEAVWLERGPLGPSEPAVVAAARVGIGHAGEWALKPLRFYVQGSPWVSVVDRAAKRNTQARAKASRDEDF; the protein is encoded by the exons ATGGGGCAAAAAAAGCAGCGACTGTTGGAGGCCAAGCGGCATCAGAGCCCGCCAGATGGGACCCGGACATCTTCCCCCAAGGAGCCCCGCTTGGAGCCACCCACGACCCTCGGCCCCCAGCGCAGCATCTATTTCTCAAGCCTAAAGGGCCGCCCTGCTCGCCTGGGATCAGAGTTTTTCGACCAGCCCGCAGTCTCCCTGGCACGGGCATTTCTGGGACAG GTCTTGGTCCGACGGCTGGATGATGGCACAGAGCTCCGTGGCCGCATCGTGGAGACTGAGGCATACTTGGGGCCAGAGGATGAAGCTGCCCATTCGAGGGGCGGCCGGCAGACCCCCCGCAACCGCGGCATGTTCATGAAGCCAGGGACGCTGTATGTGTACCTCATCTATGGCATGTACTTCTGCATGAATGTCTCCAGCCAAG GGGATGGGGCATGTGTCCTGCTCCGAGCGCTGGAGCCCCTGGGGGGCCTGGAGGCCATGCGGCAGCTTCGCCACACCCTCCGCAAAGGTGTTGCTGGACGAGCCCTCAAAGACCTTGAGCTCTGCAATGGTCCCTCCAagctgtgccaggccctggccaTCGACAAGAGTTTCGACCAGCGGGACCTGGCCACAGATGAGGCTGTGTGGCTGGAGCGGGGCCCCCTGGGGCCCAGTGAGCCAGCTGTGGTGGCAGCAGCCCGAGTGGGCATCGGCCATGCAGGAGAGTGGGCCCTGAAGCCCCTGCGCTTCTATGTGCAGGGCAGCCCCTGGGTCAGTGTGGTAGATAGAGCGGCCAAGAGGAACACACAGGCCAGAGCAAAGGCCAGCCGGGATGaggatttttaa